A single window of Ornithorhynchus anatinus isolate Pmale09 chromosome 3, mOrnAna1.pri.v4, whole genome shotgun sequence DNA harbors:
- the LOC103170092 gene encoding olfactory receptor 10A7-like → MREGNQSLVTEFILLGFSNLHEFQVILFMLFLVVYLITLIGNSLLVLVSTVDPSLQSPMYFFLRSLSLMDIGYTTVIIPKMLTNLLSKDKSISFGGCAAQMFLAFFFGPSECWILTTMAYDRQAAICDPLRYSLIMNRRFCLQLSLASWLAGIPVATVKTTLMFTLTFCGPNVINHFFCDSPPVLDLVCTDTFAVEIYSVTATVMVLMLPFGVIVVSYIRILVTILKMSSAEGRRKAFSTCSSHLVVVSLFFGAAGSTYFRVKASYSPETKKLLSLSYSVFTPMLNPLIYSLRNQEVKGALKRILGRKISSQDL, encoded by the coding sequence ATGAGGGAAGGCAATCAGTCACTAGTGACTGAATTCATTCTTTTGGGATTTTCCAATCTCCATGAATTTCAGGTCATCCTGTTTATGCTTTTCCTTGTAGTATACCTAATAACCTTAATAGGAAACTCCCTCTTAGTGTTGGTCTCCACTGTAGATCCCAGCCTTCAATCCCCCATGTACTTTTTCCTCAGGAGTCTGTCCCTAATGGATATCGGCTATACGACTGTCATCATCCCCAAAATGCTCACCAATTTACTGTCCAAGGATAAAAGTATTTCCTTTGGTGGCTGTGCTGCCCAGATGTTTCTCGCCTTCTTTTTCGGGCCCTCGGAGTGTTGGATCCTGACAACGATGGCTTATGACAGGCAGGCCGCCATCTGTGACCCGCTCCGCTATTCACTCATCATGAACCGCAGGTTCTGTCTGCAACTGTCCCTGGCTTCCTGGCTAGCAGGGATTCCCGTGGCAACAGTAAAGACTACATTGATGTTTACGTTGACCTTCTGTGGGCCTAATGTCATTAACCATTTCTTCTGTGATAGCCCTCCTGTCTTAGACCTGGTGTGCACGGATACTTTCGCGGTTGAGATATACAGTGTAACCGCAACTGTGATGGTCCTGATGCTCCCCTTTGGAGTGATCGTTGTGTCTTACATCCGCATCCTCGTCACCATCCTGAAGATGTCCTCCGCCGAGGGCCGTcgcaaagccttctccacctgctcaTCTCACCTCGTTGTGGTTTCGTTGTTCTTCGGGGCAGCGGGTTCGACTTATTTCCGAGTGAAAGCCTCCTACTCTCCTGAGACCAAGAagctgctttccctctcctattcagtcttcactcccatgctAAATCCCCTGATCTACAGTCTGAGGAATCAAGAGGTGAAAGGTGCTCTGAAGAGAATTCTGGGTAGAAAGATATCTTCCCAGGATCTGTGA
- the LOC100083312 gene encoding olfactory receptor 10AG1-like: MTEKLLLVSLVSRRIKASCGLWFLPHPPPILRLQTSAVNMDPWKGTARAELVETEGTSHLARLISFRYVSCLMSELTPAVEIPESIISSTAGQIRFPQKSVAIAIQMKLTRQNHTTVTEFVLMGFSNAPKLQTFLFATFLVIYMTILMGNSLIILITTTNRALHTPMYFFLRNLSFLEVGYTSVTLPRMLANLWTQTRTIPLAACAAQMYFFLTFGATECFLLAVMAYDRYVAIYNPLQYSIIMDDKTCLLMTAGSWIGGIPVQIGQTYQIFSLPFCDSNKLNHFFCDIAPVLKLACGDTAMNELSVYAVALLFGTAPLVLILISYIKIISTILKLPSATGRHKAFSTCSSHLIVVTLFFGSGIVTYLWPQSSHSADVDKFLALFYTTVIPMFNPIIYSLRNKEVTVALKKFLLQQF; this comes from the exons ATGACAGAAAAACTCTTGCTGGTTTCACTTGTCAGTCGAAGAATTAAAGCTTCATGTGGCCTGTGGTTCTTGCCCCATCCTCCGCCTATTTTGAGGCTGCAAACTTCAGCAG TTAATATGGATCCATGGAAAGGCACTGCAAGGGCTGAATTAGTAGAGACAGAAGGAACTAGCCACCTTGCTCGTTTAATCTCCTTCAGATATGTTTCATGTCTAATGTCTGAATTAACTCCTGCAGTTGAGATTCCTGAAAGCATTATCAGCTCTACTGCAG GTCAAATTAGATTTCCTCAAAAATCTGTAGCAATAGCTATCCAG ATGAAACTTACAAGACAAAATCACACCACCGTGACCGAGTTTGTTCTGATGGGATTCTCCAATGCTCCCAAACTTCAGACTTTTCTTTTTGCAACATTCTTAGTCATTTACATGACAATCTTGATGGGAAATAGCTTAATCATTTTAATAACCACAACCAATCGAGCTCTCCACACCCCTATGTATTTTTTCCTTAGGAATTTGTCCTTCTTAGAAGTGGGTTACACTTCCGTGACTCTCCCCAGAATGCTGGCAAACCTTTGGACACAAACTAGAACGATTCCTTTGGCAGCCTGTGCTGCCCAGATGTATTTCTTTCTTACGTTTGGAGCCACAGAGTGCTTCCTCCTGGCTGTGATGGCCTACGATCGTTACGTGGCCATTTATAACCCCCTACAGTATTCAATAATCATGGATGACAAAACATGTCTCCTGATGACAGCTGGTTCCTGGATCGGTGGCATTCCAGTCCAGATAGGGCAGACGTATCAGATATTCTCCCTGCCCTTCTGCGATTCCAACAAGCTGAACCATTTTTTCTGTGATATTGCACCAGTTCTCAAACTGGCCTGTGGGGACACAGCTATGAATGAACTCTCAGTCTATGCCGTAGCCCTGCTCTTTGGGACAGCCCCATTAGTCTTGATACTCATATCCTACATCAAAATCATCTCCACCATCCTGAAGTTACCCTCAGCCACGGGGAGGCACAAGGCCTTCTCCACCTGTTCTTCCCACCTTATAGTTGTCACCTTGTTCTTTGGATCAGGTATCGTCACGTATCTATGGCCCCAGTCAAGCCATTCAGCAGATGTCGATAAATTTCTGGCTTTGTTTTACACAACTGTAATCCCAATGTTTAACCCCATAATTTACAGTCTGAGAAACAAGGAGGTGACTGTTGCCCTGAAAAAATTTCTATTACAACAATTTTAA